A region of Takifugu rubripes chromosome 6, fTakRub1.2, whole genome shotgun sequence DNA encodes the following proteins:
- the st8sia5 gene encoding alpha-2,8-sialyltransferase 8E isoform X1, which translates to MLRRKKAYADTSSGKDILGNRSLCFIFICAFGLVTLIQQILSGKNYIKSAQQFSRLKGDETGNWTGPVNFSDDGSLKPARNGRKRCFRQNFQPDSQISVIVTPCLADIQKKKKRSHRYLGNYDGPFEYNSTTCRELRQEIMDVKVLTMVKTSDLFERWRNLQICRWEQNKEETSNFKMSLSRCCNAPSFLFTTKRNTPAGTKLRYEVDTSGILPITAEVFKMFPDDMPYSKSQFKKCAVVGNGGIIKNSKCGKEIDSADFVFRCNIPPISEKYSADVGTKTDLVSINPSIITERFQKLEKWRRPFYEVLQNYENSSAVLPAFYNTRNTDVSFRVKYMLDDFDSQRGVFFFHPQYLLNVQRFWAVQGVRAKRLSSGLMLVTAALEMCEEVHLYGFWAFPMNPSGIFITHHYYDNVKPRPGFHAMPHEIFNFIHMHTRGIVNVHTGQCT; encoded by the exons ATGCTGCGCCGAAAGAAGGCATACGCCGACACGTCGTCGGGCAAAGATATACTCGGCAATAGGTCTCTTTgctttatatttatttgtgcATTCGGACTGGTCACCTTAATACAGCAGATTCTTTCTGGCAAAAACTACATTAAGAG TGCACAACAGTTTAGCCGACTCAAAGGGGACGAGACAGGAAATTGGACGGGTCCCGTCAATTTCTCGGATGACGGATCTCTGAAGCCGGCCAGAAACGGAAGGAAAAG ATGTTTCCGTCAGAATTTTCAGCCAGATTCACAGATCTCCGTAATAGTCACACCCTGCCTAGCCGAtattcagaagaaaaaaaaacgctcTCACAG GTATTTGGGGAACTATGATGGTCCCTTTGAGTACAACTCCACCACCTGCAGGGAGCTCAGGCAGGAGATTATGGATGTCAAAGTCCTGACGAT GGTGAAAACCTCGGATCTGTTCGAGAGATGGAGGAACCTGCAGATCTGCAGATGGGAGCAGAACAAGGAGGAGACCAGCAACTTCAA GATGTCTCTGTCCCGCTGCTGCAATGCTCCAtccttcctgttcaccaccaaGAGGAACACCCCCGCGGGCACCAAGCTGCGGTACGAGGTGGACACCAGCGGGATCCTTCCCATCACCGCCGAGGTCTTCAAAATGTTCCCAGAT gacaTGCCCTACTCCAAATCGCAGTTCAAGAAATGTGCTGTGGTGGGAAACGGCGGCATCATCAAGAACAGCAAATGCGGGAAGGAAATCGACTCTGCGGATTTCGTGTTCAG GTGCAACATTCCACCCATCAGCGAGAAGTACTCGGCAGACGTGGGCACGAAAACGGACCTGGTGTCAATAAACCCCAGTATTATCACCGAGAG ATTTCAGAAGTTGGAAAAATGGCGCCGCCCCTTTTACGAGGTGCTCCAGAACTATGAAAACTCGTCAGCGGTGCTTCCGGCGTTCTACAACACCCGCAACACCGACGTGTCGTTCCGGGTCAAGTACATGCTGGACGACTTCGACTCCCAGAGGGGCGTGTTCTTCTTCCACCCTCAGTACCTCCTCAACGTGCAGCGCTTCTGGGCCGTGCAGGGCGTCCGGGCCAAGCGGCTCAGCAGCGGCCTGATGCTCGTGACCGCTGCCCTAGAGATGTGCGAAGAGGTCCATCTGTACGGTTTCTGGGCGTTTCCCATGAACCCCTCTGGCATCTTCATCACCCACCATTACTACGACAACGTGAAGCCGCGGCCCGGCTTCCACGCCATGCCCCACGAAATATTCAACTTCATTCACATGCACACCCGGGGGATCGTGAACGTGCACACAGGGCAGTGCACGTGA
- the st8sia5 gene encoding alpha-2,8-sialyltransferase 8E isoform X3: protein MLRRKKAYADTSSGKDILGNRSLCFIFICAFGLVTLIQQILSGKNYIKRYLGNYDGPFEYNSTTCRELRQEIMDVKVLTMVKTSDLFERWRNLQICRWEQNKEETSNFKMSLSRCCNAPSFLFTTKRNTPAGTKLRYEVDTSGILPITAEVFKMFPDDMPYSKSQFKKCAVVGNGGIIKNSKCGKEIDSADFVFRCNIPPISEKYSADVGTKTDLVSINPSIITERFQKLEKWRRPFYEVLQNYENSSAVLPAFYNTRNTDVSFRVKYMLDDFDSQRGVFFFHPQYLLNVQRFWAVQGVRAKRLSSGLMLVTAALEMCEEVHLYGFWAFPMNPSGIFITHHYYDNVKPRPGFHAMPHEIFNFIHMHTRGIVNVHTGQCT from the exons ATGCTGCGCCGAAAGAAGGCATACGCCGACACGTCGTCGGGCAAAGATATACTCGGCAATAGGTCTCTTTgctttatatttatttgtgcATTCGGACTGGTCACCTTAATACAGCAGATTCTTTCTGGCAAAAACTACATTAAGAG GTATTTGGGGAACTATGATGGTCCCTTTGAGTACAACTCCACCACCTGCAGGGAGCTCAGGCAGGAGATTATGGATGTCAAAGTCCTGACGAT GGTGAAAACCTCGGATCTGTTCGAGAGATGGAGGAACCTGCAGATCTGCAGATGGGAGCAGAACAAGGAGGAGACCAGCAACTTCAA GATGTCTCTGTCCCGCTGCTGCAATGCTCCAtccttcctgttcaccaccaaGAGGAACACCCCCGCGGGCACCAAGCTGCGGTACGAGGTGGACACCAGCGGGATCCTTCCCATCACCGCCGAGGTCTTCAAAATGTTCCCAGAT gacaTGCCCTACTCCAAATCGCAGTTCAAGAAATGTGCTGTGGTGGGAAACGGCGGCATCATCAAGAACAGCAAATGCGGGAAGGAAATCGACTCTGCGGATTTCGTGTTCAG GTGCAACATTCCACCCATCAGCGAGAAGTACTCGGCAGACGTGGGCACGAAAACGGACCTGGTGTCAATAAACCCCAGTATTATCACCGAGAG ATTTCAGAAGTTGGAAAAATGGCGCCGCCCCTTTTACGAGGTGCTCCAGAACTATGAAAACTCGTCAGCGGTGCTTCCGGCGTTCTACAACACCCGCAACACCGACGTGTCGTTCCGGGTCAAGTACATGCTGGACGACTTCGACTCCCAGAGGGGCGTGTTCTTCTTCCACCCTCAGTACCTCCTCAACGTGCAGCGCTTCTGGGCCGTGCAGGGCGTCCGGGCCAAGCGGCTCAGCAGCGGCCTGATGCTCGTGACCGCTGCCCTAGAGATGTGCGAAGAGGTCCATCTGTACGGTTTCTGGGCGTTTCCCATGAACCCCTCTGGCATCTTCATCACCCACCATTACTACGACAACGTGAAGCCGCGGCCCGGCTTCCACGCCATGCCCCACGAAATATTCAACTTCATTCACATGCACACCCGGGGGATCGTGAACGTGCACACAGGGCAGTGCACGTGA
- the st8sia5 gene encoding alpha-2,8-sialyltransferase 8E isoform X2: MLRRKKAYADTSSGKDILGNRSLCFIFICAFGLVTLIQQILSGKNYIKSAQQFSRLKGDETGNWTGPVNFSDDGSLKPARNGRKRYLGNYDGPFEYNSTTCRELRQEIMDVKVLTMVKTSDLFERWRNLQICRWEQNKEETSNFKMSLSRCCNAPSFLFTTKRNTPAGTKLRYEVDTSGILPITAEVFKMFPDDMPYSKSQFKKCAVVGNGGIIKNSKCGKEIDSADFVFRCNIPPISEKYSADVGTKTDLVSINPSIITERFQKLEKWRRPFYEVLQNYENSSAVLPAFYNTRNTDVSFRVKYMLDDFDSQRGVFFFHPQYLLNVQRFWAVQGVRAKRLSSGLMLVTAALEMCEEVHLYGFWAFPMNPSGIFITHHYYDNVKPRPGFHAMPHEIFNFIHMHTRGIVNVHTGQCT, translated from the exons ATGCTGCGCCGAAAGAAGGCATACGCCGACACGTCGTCGGGCAAAGATATACTCGGCAATAGGTCTCTTTgctttatatttatttgtgcATTCGGACTGGTCACCTTAATACAGCAGATTCTTTCTGGCAAAAACTACATTAAGAG TGCACAACAGTTTAGCCGACTCAAAGGGGACGAGACAGGAAATTGGACGGGTCCCGTCAATTTCTCGGATGACGGATCTCTGAAGCCGGCCAGAAACGGAAGGAAAAG GTATTTGGGGAACTATGATGGTCCCTTTGAGTACAACTCCACCACCTGCAGGGAGCTCAGGCAGGAGATTATGGATGTCAAAGTCCTGACGAT GGTGAAAACCTCGGATCTGTTCGAGAGATGGAGGAACCTGCAGATCTGCAGATGGGAGCAGAACAAGGAGGAGACCAGCAACTTCAA GATGTCTCTGTCCCGCTGCTGCAATGCTCCAtccttcctgttcaccaccaaGAGGAACACCCCCGCGGGCACCAAGCTGCGGTACGAGGTGGACACCAGCGGGATCCTTCCCATCACCGCCGAGGTCTTCAAAATGTTCCCAGAT gacaTGCCCTACTCCAAATCGCAGTTCAAGAAATGTGCTGTGGTGGGAAACGGCGGCATCATCAAGAACAGCAAATGCGGGAAGGAAATCGACTCTGCGGATTTCGTGTTCAG GTGCAACATTCCACCCATCAGCGAGAAGTACTCGGCAGACGTGGGCACGAAAACGGACCTGGTGTCAATAAACCCCAGTATTATCACCGAGAG ATTTCAGAAGTTGGAAAAATGGCGCCGCCCCTTTTACGAGGTGCTCCAGAACTATGAAAACTCGTCAGCGGTGCTTCCGGCGTTCTACAACACCCGCAACACCGACGTGTCGTTCCGGGTCAAGTACATGCTGGACGACTTCGACTCCCAGAGGGGCGTGTTCTTCTTCCACCCTCAGTACCTCCTCAACGTGCAGCGCTTCTGGGCCGTGCAGGGCGTCCGGGCCAAGCGGCTCAGCAGCGGCCTGATGCTCGTGACCGCTGCCCTAGAGATGTGCGAAGAGGTCCATCTGTACGGTTTCTGGGCGTTTCCCATGAACCCCTCTGGCATCTTCATCACCCACCATTACTACGACAACGTGAAGCCGCGGCCCGGCTTCCACGCCATGCCCCACGAAATATTCAACTTCATTCACATGCACACCCGGGGGATCGTGAACGTGCACACAGGGCAGTGCACGTGA
- the rpl37 gene encoding large ribosomal subunit protein eL37, whose amino-acid sequence MTKGTSSFGKRRNKTHTLCRRCGAKAYHLQKSSCGKCGYPQKRKRKYNWSAKAKRRNTTGTGRLRHLKVVYRRFRNGFREGTTPKPRRAAVAASSSS is encoded by the exons ATG ACGAAGGGAACCTCATCTTTCGGTAAGCGCCGGAACAAGACGCACACCTTGTGCCGTCGTTGCGGGGCCAAAGCTTACCATCTGCAGAAATCCTCCTGTGGCAAGTGTGGCTACCCCCAGAAACGCAAGAGAAAGT aCAACTGGAGTGCCAAGGCCAAGAGGAGGAACACCACTGGAACTGGCCGCCTCAGACACCTGAAGGTTGTCTACCGCAGATTCAG GAATGGTTTCCGGGAAGGCACCACCCCCAAACCCAGACGCGCTGCAGTGGCCGCATCCAGCTCATCCTAA
- the LOC101071202 gene encoding prostaglandin G/H synthase 1-like, with translation MRYSVFVAFWALLLLLPRHSAYQADAEATSNPVNPCCYLPCQHWGVCVRYGVDKYECDCTRTGYFGENCTIPEFWTRVRLLLKPSPDVAHYILTHFHWLWDIINNTFLRDILMRLVITVRSNLVPYPPTYNSKYGYLNWESMSNLSYYTRLLPPVPEDCPTPMGVKGREELPDPELLVERLLKRRTFRPDPQGTNLMFAFFAQHFTHQFFKTYNRMGLGFTKALDHGVGAGHIYGDTLDRQLQLRLHKDGKLKYQVVDGEVYPPTVKDAPIRMNYPSWIPPEKTFAIGQEMFGIIPGLTLYATLWLREHNRVCDILKAEHPTWDDEQLFQTSRLIIIGETIKIVIEEYVQQLSGYLLNLKFDPAMLFSTQFQYGNRIALEFSQLYHWHPLMPDRFLIDGDEVPYEQFLYNTSFLFHYGPDKMVDAFSRQPAGQIGGGHNVPAVLTDVAVRTMTESRHLRLQSFNEYRKRFNLQPYTSFRHFADNEEIARELEEFYGDIDALEYYPGLMLEKTRTGAIFGESMVEMGAPYSLKGLLGNPICSPEYWKPSTFGGKVGFDLVNSATLKNLVCHNTKTCPYVAFSVPKEAQSQSPGSKGRADEL, from the exons ATGAGAT ACTCTGTTTTCGTTGCGTTCTGGGcgcttcttctcctgctgccgCGACATTCTGCGTACCAGGCTGATGCCGAGGCTACCTCAAACCCAG tCAATCCCTGCTGTTATTTGCCCTGTCAGCACtggggcgtgtgtgtgagatacGGCGTGGATAAATACGAGTGCGACTGCACTCGCACCGGCTACTTCGGGGAGAACTGCACCATCC CCGAGTTCTGGACCAGAGTGCGGCTGTTGTTAAAGCCCAGCCCAGATGTGGCCCATTACATCCTCACTCACTTCCACTGGCTCTGGGACATCATCAACAACACCTTCCTGCGGGACATTCTCATGCGTTTGGTGATAACAG TGAGGTCGAACTTGGTGCCCTATCCTCCGACCTATAACTCCAAATATGGATACCTCAACTGGGAATCCATGTCTAACCTGAGCTACTACACTCGCCTCCTGCCCCCAGTGCCTGAAGACTGTCCTACACCCatgggggtcaaag GCAGGGAAGAACTGCCTGACcctgagctgctggttgagAGGCTGCTGAAGAGGAGAACGTTCAGGCCTGACCCCCAGGGCACCAACCTCATGTTTGCCTTCTTTGCTCAGCACTTCACCCACCAGTTTTTCAAGACCTACAACCGCATGGGTCTGGGTTTCACCAAGGCGTTGGACCACGGG GTGGGTGCAGGACACATTTACGGAGACACCCTGGACCGCCAGCTCCAGCTAAGGCTTCATAAAGATGGAAAACTCAAGTATCAG GTCGTTGACGGTGAGGTGTACCCCCCCACTGTAAAGGACGCACCCATCAGGATGAACTACCCATCCTGGATCCCTCCTGAGAAAACGTTTGCCATCGGGCAGGAAATGTTTGGAATCATCCCAGGTTTGACGCTGTACGCCACCCTGTGGCTCAGGGAGCACAACCGGGTCTGCGACATCCTGAAGGCCGAACACCCCACCTGGGACGACGAGCAGCTCTTCCAGACATCCCGTCTCATCATCATCG GAGAGACAATAAAGATAGTGATAGAGGAATacgtgcagcagctcagcggaTACCTTCTGAATCTGAAGTTCGACCCGGCGATGCTGTTTAGCACGCAGTTCCAGTACGGGAACCGCATCGCTCTGGAGTTCAGCCAGCTTTACCACTGGCACCCACTGATGCCTGACAGATTCCTCATTGATGGCGATGAGGTGCCGTATGAACAATTCCTCTACAACACTTCATTCCTCTTTCACTATGGCCCGGATAAAATGGTGGATGCCTTCTCTCGGCAGCCTGCCGGCCAG ATTGGCGGTGGCCATAATGTGCCTGCTGTGCTGACCGATGTGGCTGTGAGGACCATGACGGAGTCGCGTCATCTCCGCCTGCAGTCCTTCAACGAATACCGGAAACGTTTTAACCTCCAGCCCTACACATCCTTCAGACATTTTGCTG ATAACGAAGAAATAGCCCGTGAGCTTGAAGAGTTCTATGGGGACATTGACGCTCTAGAATATTACCCTGGTTTGAtgttggagaaaacaagaaCGGGTGCCATTTTTGGAGAGAGCATGGTGGAGATGGGTGCCCCCTACTCCCTCAAAGGACTCCTGGGAAATCCCATATGTTCTCCTGAATACTGGAAGCCCAGCACATTTGGAGGCAAAGTTGGCTTTGACCTAGTCAATTCTGCCACATTAAAGAATTTAGTCTGTCATAATACAAAGACGTGCCCTTATGTGGCATTTAGTGTTCCAAAGGAGGCCCAGTCACAAAGCCCTGGCAGCAAAGGAAGAGCGGATGAGCTATGA
- the pdcl gene encoding phosducin-like protein, with protein MTTLDDKLLGEKLQYYYSSSEDEGSDNEDGERENKTIRDADVEEPEIDYSADGSAVNTGPKGVINDWRKYKQLEVEQKQEQKREMERLIKKLSMTCRSDLDLEKDKEQEAQLQNKLKGKMTMQEYNMLQEEEDDEAFLQHYRMQRIEEMRRQLCRGKRFAQVYELSGGEDFLEALDKEDKSTLVMIHIYEPEVPGCEAMSGSLMCLAQEYPLVKFCSVRSSAISTSALFRDSALPALLVYKGGDLIGNFVRLTDQLGDDFFAVDLEALLQEYGLLPDKQARVPKTVRNGAIIQTTVSDEDSDLDID; from the exons ATGACTACTTTGGATGACAAGCTGTTGGGAGAGAAGCTGCAGTACTACTACAGCAGCAGTGAGGATGAAGGCAGCGACAACGAGGATGGGGAACGAGAGAACAAGACCATCCGGGACGCTGATGTGGAAGAACCAGAAATAGACTACAGTGCAGACGGGAGTGCAGTCAACACAG GCCCGAAGGGCGTCATCAATGACTGGAGGAAGTATAAGCAGTTGGAAGTGGAGCaaaagcaggagcagaaaagagagatggaAAGGCTGATCAAGAAGCTGTCCATGACCTGCCGCTCGGACCTTGATCTggagaaagacaaagagcagGAAGCACAGCTTCAGAATAAACTAAAGGGCAAA ATGACCATGCAAGAGTACAACatgctccaggaggaggaggatgatgaggccTTCCTGCAGCATTACCGCATGCAGCGCATCGAAGAAATGCGGCGCCAGCTCTGCCGTGGCAAGCGCTTTGCGCAGGTCTACGAGCTCAGCGGCGGAGAAGACTTCCTGGAAGCCTTGGACAAGGAGGACAAGAGCACGCTGGTGATGATCCACATCTACGAGCCAGAGGTCCCGGGCTGCGAGGCCATGAGCGGCAGCCTCATGTGCCTGGCTCAGGAATACCCCCTGGTCAAGTTCTGCAGCGTTCGCAGCTCGGCCATCAGCACCAGCGCACTGTTCAGAGACAGCGCTCTGCCGGCCCTGCTCGTTTACAAAGGCGGGGACCTGATCGGCAACTTCGTGCGGCTGACGGACCAGCTCGGGGATGACTTCTTCGCCGTCGACCTGGAGGCGCTGCTGCAGGAGTACGGCCTTCTGCCTGACAAGCAAGCCCGTGTCCCAAAGACGGTTCGCAACGGAGCCATCATCCAGACCACCGTGAGCGACGAGGACTCTGACCTCGATATCGACTAG